One stretch of Candidatus Thermoplasmatota archaeon DNA includes these proteins:
- a CDS encoding DNA polymerase II large subunit, translated as MDGELTSNVVASSTMQQYFSELQQEINRCYSIAQQARKQGKDPTFSVEIPQALDLAARVEQLVGPENIAPLIRTITKKINNRELVSLEIAKQIASGTIYTFHSTEKALDQAIRTGLAILTEGVLVAPLEGIAEVKLGTNKDGTKYVDLYFSGPIRSAGGTGQAMSVLLADVVRRQLGLAAYQPTTGEIERYKEEIPLYKRVQHLQYLPTADEIELVVKNCPICINGEGTEDEEVTGYRDLPRVETNRLRGGACLVIAEGLCLKAPKIYKHIKKLNLTGWEFLETFVNKGVEPDKKTSEIPPIPPSSKYIGEVIAGRPVLSHPSRKGGFRLRYGRARTAGLASTAINPAAMYILDGFITVGTQMKTERPGKGTIGTPCDSIEGPIVLLTNGDLVQINNISNVPKDIKKIIDLGEILIPFGEFIENNALLPDASYTYEWWIQELQKSLSIQPPQYTYHHILQADQACQKKIQGDLQKTINLEHPTAEEAFLISEQYRIPLHPKYNLFWHDISSEDIVQLATYIKQHGKLSKEENIHHLVIPHDEKIKNILIELGALHRQREGKLIFDTYTYSLLRCLGFDIQDNTIVETKRFSYLTESTDSISLVSKLSGVTIRPRAPTRIGTRMGRPEKAAARKMRPPPHVLFPLGNYGGNQRLFSTAAENAVIEVEVGKRKCTQCHATTYKISCSCGGHTEPIEGRIETHQINIGEELTIAKENIKERNLPETIKGVIGTISKYKTPEPLEKGILRAKHDVHVFKDGTIRFDMTDAPLTHFKPKEINTPVKRLRELGYTKDYLGNNLEHDEQICELKVQDVIISNTCADFFIQVSKFIDDLLAKFYGLDRFYKVKKPQDLTGHLVVGLAPHTSAGALGRIIGYTNAQVCYAHPFYHATKRRNADGDEDGLMLLMDALLNFSLSYIPDKRGGKMDLPLILTTRLDPSEVDKEAHNLDTLSRYPLAFYEATRRHEQAKNLESIMGLVSSRLGTELQYEHFGFTHDTTDIAAGPKESLYKTLKTMMDKMNVQLSLAAKIRAVDEADVAYKVIERHFLPDILGNLRAFSKQSVRCPTCNITYRRMPLQGSCLQCNGKLTLTVHEMSVKKYLEISREIADRYNLPMYARQRIILVEKSIDSLFQSDKIKNTKLTDFF; from the coding sequence ATGGATGGGGAGTTAACCAGCAACGTCGTGGCAAGTTCAACGATGCAACAATATTTCTCAGAGTTGCAACAAGAGATCAACCGATGCTATTCAATTGCACAACAAGCAAGAAAACAAGGAAAAGATCCGACGTTTTCAGTAGAAATTCCACAAGCACTTGATCTTGCAGCTCGTGTTGAACAACTCGTCGGACCTGAAAATATTGCACCGCTTATTAGAACCATCACAAAAAAAATTAACAACCGTGAATTAGTATCACTAGAGATCGCAAAACAAATCGCAAGTGGAACAATCTATACATTCCATTCCACTGAAAAAGCTCTTGATCAAGCGATTAGAACCGGTCTTGCTATTCTCACAGAAGGTGTCCTTGTTGCACCTCTCGAAGGAATCGCAGAAGTAAAACTCGGAACAAATAAAGATGGTACAAAATATGTTGATCTATATTTTTCAGGTCCAATCCGAAGTGCAGGTGGAACCGGACAAGCGATGAGTGTACTCCTTGCTGATGTTGTCAGACGGCAACTTGGTCTTGCTGCATACCAACCAACAACTGGTGAAATTGAACGATATAAAGAAGAAATTCCTCTCTATAAACGCGTTCAACATCTTCAATATTTACCAACAGCAGATGAGATCGAATTAGTTGTGAAAAACTGTCCCATTTGCATCAATGGTGAAGGAACAGAGGATGAAGAGGTAACAGGATACCGTGATCTACCTCGAGTCGAAACCAACCGTCTTCGAGGTGGTGCTTGTCTTGTTATTGCTGAAGGACTCTGTTTAAAAGCTCCAAAAATCTATAAACATATTAAAAAACTTAATCTGACAGGTTGGGAATTTCTTGAAACCTTCGTAAACAAAGGCGTAGAACCTGATAAAAAAACTTCTGAAATCCCTCCAATACCACCATCGTCAAAATATATTGGAGAAGTGATAGCAGGACGACCTGTTCTTTCACATCCTTCACGAAAAGGAGGATTTCGACTTCGATATGGACGTGCACGAACTGCAGGTCTTGCATCTACTGCAATAAACCCTGCAGCTATGTACATTCTCGATGGTTTTATTACAGTTGGAACACAGATGAAAACAGAACGGCCAGGAAAAGGAACAATCGGGACCCCCTGTGATAGTATTGAAGGGCCTATTGTTCTACTTACAAATGGTGATCTCGTCCAAATCAATAATATAAGCAACGTGCCAAAAGATATAAAAAAAATTATAGATCTTGGAGAAATACTCATTCCGTTTGGGGAATTTATTGAAAACAATGCACTCTTGCCTGATGCAAGTTACACCTATGAATGGTGGATACAAGAACTTCAAAAATCATTATCGATCCAGCCGCCACAATACACGTATCATCATATTCTCCAGGCAGATCAAGCTTGTCAGAAAAAAATTCAAGGAGATCTTCAAAAAACTATCAATCTTGAGCATCCAACTGCAGAAGAAGCATTTCTCATTTCAGAACAGTATCGCATCCCCCTGCACCCTAAGTATAATCTTTTTTGGCATGATATCTCATCGGAAGACATTGTACAACTTGCAACATATATCAAGCAGCATGGAAAACTCAGCAAAGAAGAAAACATACACCATCTGGTAATTCCGCATGATGAAAAAATAAAAAACATCCTTATCGAACTTGGAGCATTACATCGTCAACGAGAGGGAAAACTTATTTTTGATACCTATACGTATTCATTGTTGAGATGTCTTGGTTTCGATATCCAAGATAATACGATTGTTGAAACAAAACGATTCTCTTACCTAACTGAATCAACTGATAGTATTTCTCTTGTTTCAAAACTCAGCGGCGTCACAATCAGGCCACGAGCGCCAACACGTATCGGGACAAGGATGGGACGGCCAGAAAAAGCAGCAGCGCGAAAAATGCGCCCCCCACCTCATGTACTTTTTCCACTTGGAAACTACGGTGGCAACCAACGATTGTTCTCAACTGCTGCTGAAAACGCAGTAATTGAAGTAGAAGTAGGAAAACGAAAATGTACTCAATGCCACGCAACCACCTATAAAATATCGTGTAGCTGTGGAGGACACACAGAACCTATTGAAGGACGTATTGAAACCCACCAAATCAATATCGGTGAAGAACTAACAATTGCCAAAGAGAACATCAAAGAACGAAACCTGCCCGAGACAATCAAAGGTGTCATCGGCACAATATCAAAATATAAAACACCAGAACCTCTAGAAAAAGGTATCCTTCGCGCAAAACACGATGTTCATGTTTTCAAAGATGGAACAATCCGTTTTGATATGACCGACGCCCCGCTTACACATTTTAAACCAAAAGAGATTAACACTCCAGTGAAACGACTACGAGAACTTGGATACACTAAAGATTATCTAGGAAATAATCTTGAACATGATGAACAAATCTGCGAGTTAAAAGTACAGGATGTGATTATCTCCAATACTTGTGCAGATTTTTTCATTCAGGTTTCAAAATTCATTGATGATCTTCTGGCGAAATTCTACGGTTTAGATCGATTCTATAAAGTGAAAAAACCTCAAGATCTCACAGGTCATCTTGTTGTAGGACTTGCCCCACATACCTCTGCAGGAGCTTTAGGAAGAATCATTGGTTATACCAACGCTCAGGTCTGCTATGCTCATCCTTTTTATCATGCAACGAAGCGCCGGAACGCAGATGGCGATGAAGATGGTTTAATGCTTCTTATGGATGCTCTGCTCAATTTTTCTTTATCGTATATCCCTGATAAACGGGGGGGAAAAATGGATTTGCCACTTATTCTTACAACCCGTCTTGATCCCTCAGAAGTCGACAAGGAAGCGCATAATCTTGACACCTTATCTCGATATCCATTAGCATTCTATGAGGCAACTCGAAGACATGAACAAGCAAAAAATCTGGAATCAATCATGGGATTAGTGTCTTCACGACTCGGTACAGAGCTACAATATGAACACTTTGGATTTACTCATGATACTACAGATATTGCTGCTGGTCCTAAAGAATCCTTGTATAAAACATTGAAAACGATGATGGATAAAATGAATGTTCAACTCAGTCTTGCTGCAAAAATTCGTGCTGTCGATGAAGCAGACGTTGCCTACAAGGTGATAGAACGTCATTTCCTTCCAGATATCCTTGGAAATCTTAGAGCGTTTAGCAAGCAATCAGTTCGCTGTCCAACCTGTAATATAACCTACCGGCGGATGCCACTCCAAGGTTCTTGTTTGCAATGCAACGGAAAACTTACCTTAACTGTCCACGAAATGTCGGTGAAAAAATATCTAGAGATTTCACGAGAAATCGCTGATCGGTACAATCTTCCCATGTACGCGCGCCAGAGAATAATTCTGGTTGAAAAATCAATCGATTCTTTGTTTCAGAGCGATAAAATAAAAAACACAAAACTAACAGATTTTTTCTAA